cccctccccctctgtttAGGATATGCTGTGATCATCTTATCCGGGTCCTTGGGGGCTAGGGCAGCTTTCTTCCTATCCCTGGTATTTTAGAGCCTTTGGGGACTGCTGGGAGTTGCTGTCTAGCTTTTTACTGTCTTCCTCTGCCCCCTCGTGTCCAGACTCTGTACTCCACACTTCCTGCACTTTTGGACAGCAACCCTTTCACTGCTGGGGCCGAGCTTCCAGGTCCTGGGGCAGAGTTGGCTGCCATGCCCCCGGGGTTGAGACCCACCCTGGAGGTGTTTCAGACAGCCTTGGAAATGACCCGACAGTGTGAGCTGCACCCAGACCTGGTGTCCCAGACCTTCGGTTACCTGTTTTTCTTCTCCAATGCATCCTTGCTCAACTCCTTAATGGAGAGGGGTGAGCATgaatgggggtaggggtggggggctgggaggCCAAATCCAAGGGATCTCAGGGGCTGTGTGGCCACCCCTCTCCGAGGATCACTGGATCTTGTCTCCTTTACCCACTTCTCCAGGGCAGGGCCGTCCCTTCTACCAGTGGTCTCGGGCAGTGCAGATTCGGACCAACCTGGACCTTGTTCTGGACTGGCTTCAGGGCGCAGGGTTGGGGGACATTGCAACTGAGTTCTTCCGAAAGCTTTCCATGGCTGTCAACCTACTGTGCGTGCCAAGAACTTCCCTACTCAAGGTGATGAATCGCCAGCCCCTCATAGGGACAGACAGATAGGCAGGTGGGTAGGCAGACAGGCAGAGGGCATgagagacaatgaagtaatgaCAACAGACATTGTTAATCAAGCATCCGGCATGCCAAACACCGGACACTAATGAATAGACTGAGACAAAACGAGACAGTTCTTCACCCCCAAGAAGCTTAGATTCAatgacagaggtggggaacttgtggcctggaAGGCACATATGttcatgaagtttggattcagtcaaagggcctcacttgaggacctagggggccacatgtggcctcaaggccaaagttttcccacccctgttctaggggATAAACAACATGTTCACAGATTAAATACAGGACATATGAGTGGCCCCGACGACTGGGAGGGgggggatcaggagaggcttcatgtaGATGGTAGCCCTTGAGCTGAGACTACAAGGGAATAAAGGATTCTAAGGACAGAGATTTCATGTGTTATAGGCAGGAATAATGGCCAGGACAAATGCACTAGGCTTGATGGAAAGGGAAGGTAGAGTCAGAGAGCTGAGGCTGAAGTGGAGAGCAAGGAGGGGCCGGCTCTGCTCTAGGCTATCCTAACTGGAGTTCTGGAGGCAGGATATGGTCACAGCCCTCTGAGAAGCAAAGGAACTACCGACTTATTGTTCCTGGGGAAAGCCTGAGGTGGCAAGACAGACATGGAGAGAGGTGCCCACACTGGCAAGACCTGGGTTGGGTGCCACTGTCTCGATGGAATGGAAGCTCTCCTAACACCAAGATAAAACGAGGCCTCATCAGTAGTCAGGGCTGTTCAAGCAGCGCTCTGGAACTTAACTGGGAAAAGTGAGAGTCCAGAACCCAACCGACACCTAGCATCTGGGTGGTTtggggcgagtcacttaaccttcaccTCTGAGGACCTGTCTTCGTGTCAGTGGGCCCACTCCCAGCACTAGCTCTCAGATCCGAGGCCCTTGTCCTACGGCCTGGACAGGGTTCTCTGACTCCATCACGAGTGGGCCTCCCATCCACCGCGGTCTCCAAACACCTCTGACCTTGAACCCTGATTTCCCCgacctcccccctcctctcctaggCCTCCTGGAGCAGTCTTCGGACAGAGCACCCCACTTTGAGCCCCGCCCAGCTCCACCACGTGCTCAGCCACTACCAGCTGGGTCCAGGCCGTGGGCCTCCCCCAGCCTGGGAGCcgccagcagcagagctggaaACTATGGACACGGGTGAGGAGGCCCCGTCCCCCTGGCCATCGTTGGGCTGGAGGATCCCTGACTGACGTTCCTCCTAGTTCTAGAATATGCTCGTCTGATGCCCTGCCCGGTGGACCCTGGAACTCTCCCCAGGGTCCACAGACGCTCAGGTTTTCCATTAACCACATGGTGGGAATTGGGAATGTCCAGGTAACAAAAAAAGACTACAAATCCCACCATGCCTCGCGGCAGGGGAAGCAGCCTGAAAAGGACGCAGCCGCAGGAGCTCCTGGGAGTTGTAGTTCTCTTGACCGGCGTAGACACCAGGACCGCCGGGGGCAGTTGAAAGGAGAGCGCCCACTCCGGAAACAGAGGCTTTTGCACAGtagccctacccccaccccaatttctTTAGaggtctgggctctgctctgacTATTCCTTCCCACCCCGCCAGGTGACATCTTCGAGAGCTTCTCTTCGCACCCGCCCCTGATCCTGCCGCTGGGTGGTTCGCGCCTGCGCCTTTCGGGACCTGTCACGGATGATTCCTTGCACGCCGAACTGCGCAGACTCCGCCGCCTGCTCTGGGACCTGGAGCAGAAAGAGCTGCCGGCCAATCAGCGCCACGCGCTCCCCTTGGTGGCGTCGCTGTGATACGGTGCCTGCGCTCGAGGCTCGTCTTCCAttccgcccctcccccaccccccttagTCCCTCGTCCAAAGCCCGGAAAGAACACGCGGGGGCGTTCCCCGGCCTGCCGGGAGTTGAAGTTCTTGGGTGTTCCCTGGGgtgccctaattttttttttccggagaaataaagaaatttggaGCTTGGACCCCAAGCGTGTCCTTGCGGGGAACGTGCGAGGGATCTCAGGCTTTCAGGCTCCCAGGCGTCCCCCCCACCAACCTCATCTCCCCGGGATCTGGGAGGAGGCAAAGGTCTCCTCCTCAGGCTCCGCTTCCTTGAAGACCCTTGGAACCCCAAGCCCCATGGGTACCTCAGGCCTCTTGCAGTCTTGCCGCAACTCGGAGATCCAAGGATTCCCGTCCCCCTCCTTGGAGAACCAGGAGCCCTTTTCCAAGCCCAGCCCCTTCAGAGATGCCCTGTCCGAAGTGTCCGCTTTCCCagctctccccccactcccagcccGGGGCTCGGCAATTCCCTCCCCATGCCTTGAGGATTCAAGAGTCCCTTCCCCAGGCCACGCGCGCTTGGAGACCCAAGGAATCCGCCCCCCCCCGCCGCCTCTGGGGTACCCCAGGGTCTCCCCAGCCTCACCCTCCTCGGAAATCCAAGGATTCCTGTCCCCAAGCCCAGACCCTTCGGGGAACCCCGGagttccctcctcaagccaattCGGAGACTACCCTCTCCTAGAGTCTAGAGCCCTCTCCTCTTAGGAATCTGGGGGTTCGCTCCCCTAACTACTGAGGCACAACAAGGGTCCTTGTGACCATTCCCCCACCTCGGGAACCCAAGAGTCcgctttctcagcctcagtcccTAGGGGACCCAGGCGTCCTAGGCCCCAACTTGAACTCTTTTCTCCCCCGAACCTGACACCCAGCGCAGCGTCAGGGAAAAAGCTAGCAACAGGTGGCTCCCGCTGGGGGCCGCGCCTCCGCACCTGCGACTGTCTATCCATGGCGGCCCcggccttctcccctccccctcccaggccACCCCCAATGCCTTCCCCATTCCCCCCGGCACCAGGGTCAGAGCACGGAGTAAGGGAGCCTCGGGACCCAGGCGTCCGGGCCTCCCATCCTCCAccacctccctccctacccccaccccgtCCCCTACTCTCCCCACCCTGATCCCCCAACTCCACAGAGGACCCTATAGGCCAGTGACTCCTAAATCTCTTCTGGAGGACCCCGGGCGGTCGCGAAGGGGCGGAGTACAGGCAGGTCTGGCCTGAGAGGGCGGGGCCTGGGGTCTCAAGCCTTGCGGCCGCACCCGAGTAGATGCTTTGCACTCCAGCGGCCCTGATTCCACCTGGTGAGATGCCCCCCAACCTTCCTCGGGGGAGAGGGCGTCCTATTTTTTTCCCTGGCCCTAACCCCCCACCCACTCCCTGTGCCCTCAGAGACCTAGGAGTTCAGACCCACAGCCCCCCACCCGGAGCCTAGCATCAGGGCCCTCAGCTACCCCATCCCTTCAAGGACCGGGGCATACTGGTCCCTAACTCCCATCCATTCTCGACTCCCTCTTTACCAACGAACCAggcgttcccagctcccagctcgcAAATTTTCTGCTGCTCCTTTTCCCAAACTCTATTTCCCTCAGGGACTTTCTCCTTCCCCTAAACTCTATTTCCCTCGGGGACCTAGACGTTCTGGACCCCAGGGGGCCAAAAGAGTTTCTTACCCTTCCACGTGAATAATGCCTTTCTGCCCTGGCCCTCTAATCTGACCCTCTGCTCGCTCCGGGAGGCCCCCACCCCCCGCCTTTCAGACCAGCTCCTCTCCGCCCCCTTCCTGGCCATGACCCTCGTTGCCTCGGCCCAGTGTTCCCAGCTCATCCGCTCCAAGTTCCGCTCCGGTGAGGGAATCTAGCTGGGAGGGCAGCTTATGCAGAAATGGGGGTGCACGGGGAGATCGGTGCACGGCCTGAGTGTGTAAGGGGACTGAGGAAGGGCGAAGGGTCGATGTGCAAGGAAAGAAGTGCTATGCACGCGCTGAGAGCAAGGGTGGGGGAGTGAGTGTGCAAGAGACCAGTGTgcaagggatggggaagggagggagtgtgTGAGGAGGGGCATACAAGCACCAGGAGGTCAAGCGTGCAAGGGCCCTGTGTCCTAGGCTCTCCAGTGGCCGCTGTGAGAACaggacttccccctccccccaagcatTCAGCCCAGGCTTGGTTCCCGGCTGACCTTCGGGCTCACAGAAGCGGGGCAGAGGActtgggtgtgggggtggggcggggcctGGTCTCCCTGACCCCGCTCTCGGCTTTCCTTTAGTCCTCCAGCTCCGGATCCATCGGAGATCCCAGGACCAGCGTGAGAGTGGGCAGAAGCCTGACCAGACCTCTACTGGGACCCAGGCCTCTAGTCACTCAGCCCTTCTCCCCACTAATGGATCCAGGGGTCCCCAGCGCCTGCCCCCAGCTCCTGCCCCCTGGGGAACACTTTCTCTCACCCAGCCTTTTCCATCTAGGGATTCAGGTAGCTTcttccccatctccctttcccactCAGAGACTCGTACATTGAAGCTCCAAATtctgtcctcccccctcccccaaagtacTGGAATGTGCCTCTTCTTAGCCCCTGCCCCACCACCATGTCTTCCAATCCAGCCCAAACATTTACCTAGTCCCAATGGTAGGCTAGGCAGATTCCCGTATCACTGGGGATTCAGATCAAAACAAAGAGTGTTAATTTCGCTGGAAATTAGAGTGCATGGGGAGAACTAAGGtgaaagaagtctggaaaggggAGGCTAGAGTCacactgtgaaggactttaaataccagaGAAGATATTAGTATTTGATcccaaaggtaatagggagccagtgacaGTCCTAGAGCAGGGCAGGAACAGGATTAGACCAATGCTCTACTGGACAACAGTGTGGAGGTTAGATTGGGCACAGGAGAAGTTTGTGGTAGGGAAGACAAGGAGGTGACTTTCAATTGGGCAAGATGAGAAAGGGATGAAGGCTATTTCATCCCTCCCTTAGGTCTCAGTCTCACCCTTTCTTCTTTCAGCAGACCCCTGGATCTCGGCCCCAGCCCCCGACCAAGCCTCCATCACCACTTTCTCCCCTTTGTCCTGTGACTCTGGGGTCACCAAACCCAGTCCAACAACCCTCCCCTTTTCTGGGGTGTCATTGAAGAAGGTGAGCCAGGGACCGAGGAGTCATTTTGTTCGAACTCCTCCGTCTGGGCTGGGCAGTCCTCTCGGGATTGTAGTCCCAAGCATCGGCGGTCCGGTTCCTTTGGGGCGTCTGGGTTAGCGCGTGTGTGCCCTGCGGCTCCTGGCCTTCCCACCTGCCCGTCAAGGAATGCTCTCTGAACTACAATTCCTAGCATGCCGCAGAGTCCATTCGGTAGATTTAGGCGGGGCTTTGGCCAGAGGCTTCATGGGAAGTGTAGTTCCGGCTGGGGGGGAAGGGCGCTTAATCCGAGCTGGAAATCCTTTGACAGGCCAAGGGAGACGGTCACCAGAGGGAGACCAGGCCCAGGTTGAAACCACTCAAGTACCACGCATACGTGCCCCCAGAGCACCGtgcagggccagggccaggggcAGGAGCACCGGCCCAGGGAAGCCTCCCCCGGGAGGATGGGCAGCCTTCAGGGCACAAGCAGGACCTGCCTTTGCCCAGGTGAGGTTCCGCCCAGCAGTTCCAGGACCTTGCGGGACAATCCCCCACCTTGCCCCTCTGCGTCCTAGCTTTTAGGGTGTCAGGCCTCTCGGCACCCAGACAGGCCTGAGGAAGCACCTCACCCCATCCAGAACCCTAAGGGGCTCCAGGCCCTCTCCTTAACTGGGGATGCCGGCTCCCAAGGGGACTAATCCTTCCCTCCCCGACTCTAGAAATTTCCATTATGCATTGCAGGGCTTGGGGGTCGAGACCAGGACTCCAGGACAGTCCTGCACCCCTGGAGGTCTCCCCACCGGTGGCCCCTAAACCCAAGTTAGAGCTTCAGACCCTTCGACTGGAGGAGCTGACGGTGAGTTGGAGGGAAATAGGAGACCCCCTTTCATGACTCCCCAAATTTAGGCCCTTGAGAGAACAGGTGTCTCCTTTCACAGTCCCTTCTTTTTGAAACTCCAGGCACTCTCTCCCCATTTTGAGTCCCAGAAGTTCCCTTTAAGAACCCCGCCTCATGGGGGCCCCGGCgtcccttcctcaagtcttccCCTCCAGGCCCCAGGTTCTCTCCTCCCAGCCCAGCTCCCTCGGGGACTTAGGAACGCTTTCGTCCAGCCTCCCCCTCGAGGTCCCTCGGGGATCCGAGCGTTCTTTCGAAGCTCCCTCCTGCCCTCAGGTCTCGGAGCTCCGTCAGCAGCTCCGCCTGCGGGGCCTCCCCGTGTCGGGGCCAAAACCGGCCCTGCTGGAGCGGCTGCGGGGAGCTGGGGCCCGGGACAGGCAGACCCCGCTGCAGCGGCCGGTGCGGAGCCCCGGGGTCCGCTCCCGTGCCAGCCCAAGTTCTAGCTCGAAGCCCAGGTCTCGGCCGCGACCCCGGACCGAGCCCCAGGCCCCTCCTAGAACAGCTGGAAAGTCCGTGAGTGCCGGCAAGGGGGAGGGGGactggagaggggggagggacagGAAGAGGACGAGGGAGAAGCCCCAGACGGGCGGGGGTGGAGCTAGGAAAAGGGCGTCGAAAGACGAGGGACCAGAagaaggaagatgggagggaCCACGACTGGGGACAGGGCCAGGAGAGGGAAGGGGCTCGGAGAGAGTTCGGGCTCGGAGACATGCCGgagcaggagaaaggaaaaacagcagAAGGAGAGGGTAAAGGGGGTGGGGCTGCAATGGGGTGGGGCTGAGCTCTCTGCCCGTCCCCTCAGCCCTGGCCCCGCCCTGCTGCCCCCGAGGCCCCGCCTGCTCCTCCCGCCCCGCCCCGAATCCTGTCCTTGGAAGAGGAGCTTCAGGAGGCCATCCGCAGGGCTCAggtgtgggaaggaaggaggtgcGGGACTGggagaggatggggaaggaagagttaGGGGGTTTGGGAAGGGATAtcggggagaaggggagggggagggccaAGCCCAAAGGAAGGGGTCACTTACCTCCTCCTTCACCTTCCCTCCCCCAGCTCATCCCCCATCACTCCATTCAGGACATTCTGGACGAGCCTCTGGAGCCGCCGGCAGGTGAGAAATGGATCGGGGACAGCGGGGGTTGGGGTGGATGAGGGTCGGGGGTGAGACTTGTGGGGCTCTGGCGCAGAGGCTGATCTCTTGTGGTACCGAAGTGGTGGTTCCTGGGGGAAAGGAGCTCCTGGGCTCTGGGAGGGGGCAAGGAATGAGGTCACAGGACATCTGGGTCCAGGTCCTCTGCCCAAGGAACCTAGGCGGGGCAGAGAGGTCTGacacccccttccttctctcctgcccCTCTGCTTCTTTCAGaagctctgcccccacccccgctGGATTTCCCAGGCTCCTTCGACTTGCTGTCTCCATCCCCGCCCCCCGGCTCCGAGGGCCTGTCCTCTGTCTTCTCCTCCTGGCCTCCATCCCCTGCCAGCTCTCCATCGCCGGAACCGGGGCGTCCCCTGGAGGCAGCCGATTGGCTGGAGGCTCTGACCGGAAGCCCAGCTCTGGACGGCTCCGGCCCGACCCCTAGCATCTTCTGCACCGACTTCGCAGAGCCCGGGACCAGCAGACTGTGGGATTTGGGGGCAGAGGAATGGTGATGGGAGCCTGCAGGAGATGGGCCCTGCCGGGAACAGACACCCAGCAGACAGGGACACTTACGGGTCATGAGCCACAGAAGACGGCCACACGCATCCTGACAGAAactcacaaacacacagacacactcacagacacacacaatcgTGGCAGAGTGGAACAGAAACCAGCACAGAGAAAAAGCCATTCCcgcagagagaaacacagaaaaacctGCCGAGGAGCAGAGACTGCAGAGGGGGAcagggaatgagggaggggaaatgagagggaaacagaggcagggCCACTGACAGAGGCAGGGCTGTTCTTCCACAGGGACCCTGACTAATGGAGAGAAGGACCTTAAATTGAGCTCAAATCTGCAAACCCTGACCACACTAAGAGTCTGGGACCAGACAGGCCCGGGGCCAGCTG
This Trichosurus vulpecula isolate mTriVul1 chromosome 2, mTriVul1.pri, whole genome shotgun sequence DNA region includes the following protein-coding sequences:
- the MAMSTR gene encoding MEF2-activating motif and SAP domain-containing transcriptional regulator isoform X4 gives rise to the protein MLCTPAALIPPVLQLRIHRRSQDQRESGQKPDQTSTGTQASSHSALLPTNGSRGPQRLPPAPAPWGTLSLTQPFPSRDSDPWISAPAPDQASITTFSPLSCDSGVTKPSPTTLPFSGVSLKKAKGDGHQRETRPRLKPLKYHAYVPPEHRAGPGPGAGAPAQGSLPREDGQPSGHKQDLPLPRAWGSRPGLQDSPAPLEVSPPVAPKPKLELQTLRLEELTVSELRQQLRLRGLPVSGPKPALLERLRGAGARDRQTPLQRPVRSPGVRSRASPSSSSKPRSRPRPRTEPQAPPRTAGKSPWPRPAAPEAPPAPPAPPRILSLEEELQEAIRRAQLIPHHSIQDILDEPLEPPAEALPPPPLDFPGSFDLLSPSPPPGSEGLSSVFSSWPPSPASSPSPEPGRPLEAADWLEALTGSPALDGSGPTPSIFCTDFAEPGTSRLWDLGAEEW
- the MAMSTR gene encoding MEF2-activating motif and SAP domain-containing transcriptional regulator isoform X3, whose translation is MLCTPAALIPPVLQLRIHRRSQDQRESGQKPDQTSTGTQASSHSALLPTNGSRGPQRLPPAPAPWGTLSLTQPFPSRDSADPWISAPAPDQASITTFSPLSCDSGVTKPSPTTLPFSGVSLKKAKGDGHQRETRPRLKPLKYHAYVPPEHRAGPGPGAGAPAQGSLPREDGQPSGHKQDLPLPRAWGSRPGLQDSPAPLEVSPPVAPKPKLELQTLRLEELTVSELRQQLRLRGLPVSGPKPALLERLRGAGARDRQTPLQRPVRSPGVRSRASPSSSSKPRSRPRPRTEPQAPPRTAGKSPWPRPAAPEAPPAPPAPPRILSLEEELQEAIRRAQLIPHHSIQDILDEPLEPPAEALPPPPLDFPGSFDLLSPSPPPGSEGLSSVFSSWPPSPASSPSPEPGRPLEAADWLEALTGSPALDGSGPTPSIFCTDFAEPGTSRLWDLGAEEW
- the MAMSTR gene encoding MEF2-activating motif and SAP domain-containing transcriptional regulator isoform X2, which codes for MTLVASAQCSQLIRSKFRSVLQLRIHRRSQDQRESGQKPDQTSTGTQASSHSALLPTNGSRGPQRLPPAPAPWGTLSLTQPFPSRDSDPWISAPAPDQASITTFSPLSCDSGVTKPSPTTLPFSGVSLKKAKGDGHQRETRPRLKPLKYHAYVPPEHRAGPGPGAGAPAQGSLPREDGQPSGHKQDLPLPRAWGSRPGLQDSPAPLEVSPPVAPKPKLELQTLRLEELTVSELRQQLRLRGLPVSGPKPALLERLRGAGARDRQTPLQRPVRSPGVRSRASPSSSSKPRSRPRPRTEPQAPPRTAGKSPWPRPAAPEAPPAPPAPPRILSLEEELQEAIRRAQLIPHHSIQDILDEPLEPPAEALPPPPLDFPGSFDLLSPSPPPGSEGLSSVFSSWPPSPASSPSPEPGRPLEAADWLEALTGSPALDGSGPTPSIFCTDFAEPGTSRLWDLGAEEW
- the MAMSTR gene encoding MEF2-activating motif and SAP domain-containing transcriptional regulator isoform X1, which translates into the protein MTLVASAQCSQLIRSKFRSVLQLRIHRRSQDQRESGQKPDQTSTGTQASSHSALLPTNGSRGPQRLPPAPAPWGTLSLTQPFPSRDSADPWISAPAPDQASITTFSPLSCDSGVTKPSPTTLPFSGVSLKKAKGDGHQRETRPRLKPLKYHAYVPPEHRAGPGPGAGAPAQGSLPREDGQPSGHKQDLPLPRAWGSRPGLQDSPAPLEVSPPVAPKPKLELQTLRLEELTVSELRQQLRLRGLPVSGPKPALLERLRGAGARDRQTPLQRPVRSPGVRSRASPSSSSKPRSRPRPRTEPQAPPRTAGKSPWPRPAAPEAPPAPPAPPRILSLEEELQEAIRRAQLIPHHSIQDILDEPLEPPAEALPPPPLDFPGSFDLLSPSPPPGSEGLSSVFSSWPPSPASSPSPEPGRPLEAADWLEALTGSPALDGSGPTPSIFCTDFAEPGTSRLWDLGAEEW